The Halobellus sp. MBLA0158 genome has a window encoding:
- a CDS encoding 50S ribosomal protein L23 — MSSLIDHPLVTEKAMDEMDFDNKLQFIVDLDAEKPEIVEEIESRYDVSVTKVNTQVTPRGQKKATVQLSEDDDAQEVASRIGVF, encoded by the coding sequence ATGAGCTCGCTCATCGACCACCCGCTCGTCACCGAGAAGGCGATGGACGAGATGGACTTCGACAACAAGCTCCAGTTCATCGTCGATCTCGACGCCGAAAAGCCCGAGATCGTCGAGGAGATCGAGTCGCGCTACGACGTGTCGGTCACGAAGGTCAACACGCAGGTGACGCCGCGCGGCCAGAAGAAGGCGACCGTACAGCTGAGCGAAGACGACGACGCGCAGGAAGTCGCCTCGCGAATCGGGGTGTTCTGA
- the rpl4p gene encoding 50S ribosomal protein L4 — MQATIRDLNGDDAGTLDLPEVFETPYRPDLIERAVVAAQANRKQAYGADPYAGLRTPAESFGSGRGMAHVPRENGRARRVPHTVKGRKAHPPKAEKDQGKDINDKERKLAVRSAIAATADEEIVRERGHAFDDGVELPLVVSDDFEDLVKTREVVDLLETLGVHADIERSDENKKVKAGRGKTRGRKYTRPKSILFVTSDEPSKAARNLAGADVVTADNVSAEDLAPGTQAGRLTLFTESAIEEVADR; from the coding sequence ATGCAGGCAACAATTCGCGACCTGAACGGCGACGACGCCGGCACGCTCGACCTCCCCGAGGTCTTCGAGACCCCGTACCGTCCGGACCTCATCGAGCGCGCCGTCGTCGCCGCGCAGGCGAACCGAAAACAGGCGTACGGTGCCGACCCCTACGCGGGGCTCCGAACTCCCGCCGAATCGTTCGGCAGCGGCCGCGGGATGGCGCACGTGCCCCGCGAGAACGGGCGCGCGCGGCGCGTCCCGCACACGGTCAAGGGTCGTAAGGCGCACCCGCCGAAGGCAGAGAAAGACCAGGGCAAGGACATCAACGACAAGGAGCGGAAGCTCGCCGTCCGATCGGCGATCGCCGCCACCGCGGACGAAGAGATCGTCCGCGAGCGCGGTCACGCGTTCGACGACGGCGTCGAACTCCCGCTCGTCGTCTCCGACGACTTCGAGGATCTGGTGAAGACCCGCGAGGTCGTCGACCTCCTGGAGACGCTCGGCGTCCACGCGGACATCGAGCGCTCCGATGAGAACAAGAAGGTGAAGGCGGGTCGCGGCAAGACCCGGGGTCGGAAGTACACCCGACCGAAGTCGATCCTCTTCGTCACGAGCGACGAACCCTCGAAGGCGGCGCGGAACCTCGCCGGCGCCGACGTGGTCACCGCCGACAACGTCAGCGCCGAGGACCTCGCGCCCGGCACGCAGGCGGGCCGACTGACGCTCTTCACCGAGAGCGCGATCGAGGAGGTGGCCGACCGATGA
- a CDS encoding 50S ribosomal protein L3, giving the protein MPQPSRPRKGSMGFSPRKRAAKEVPRIRSWPDDEGAPGLQGFAGYKAGMTQVMMVNDEANSPREGMEEAVPVTVVETPPMRAVALRAYEDTPYGAKPLTEVWAGEFDEDLDRVLDLPNEDTFESDADDLRSAVEAGDVDDVRLITHTVPAGMQNVPKKKPDVMETRVGGGSVDERVDFALELLEDGGEHEMSDVFRSGEYLDVAGVTKGKGTQGPVKRWGVQKRKGKHARQGWRRRIGNLGPWNPSRVRSTVPQQGQTGYHQRTELNKRLIDIGEGDEPSVDGGFVGYGEVDGPYALVKGSLPGPDKRLLRFRPAVRPKDQPRLDPEVRYVSTESNQG; this is encoded by the coding sequence ATGCCACAACCAAGCAGACCACGAAAAGGTTCGATGGGCTTCAGCCCGCGCAAGCGTGCGGCCAAGGAAGTCCCACGTATCCGGTCGTGGCCCGACGACGAGGGCGCGCCCGGACTCCAGGGCTTCGCCGGCTACAAGGCCGGGATGACCCAGGTGATGATGGTCAACGACGAGGCCAACTCCCCCCGCGAAGGGATGGAAGAGGCCGTCCCGGTGACCGTCGTCGAGACGCCGCCGATGCGCGCCGTCGCCCTTCGAGCCTACGAAGACACGCCGTACGGTGCAAAGCCCCTGACGGAAGTGTGGGCCGGTGAGTTCGACGAGGACCTCGACCGCGTCCTCGACCTCCCGAACGAGGACACCTTCGAGTCCGACGCCGACGACCTTCGGTCCGCCGTCGAGGCGGGCGACGTCGACGACGTCCGGCTCATCACCCACACCGTCCCCGCAGGGATGCAGAACGTCCCCAAGAAGAAGCCCGACGTGATGGAGACCCGCGTGGGCGGCGGCTCGGTCGACGAGCGCGTCGACTTCGCGCTTGAGCTCCTCGAAGACGGCGGCGAACACGAGATGTCGGACGTCTTCCGTTCCGGCGAGTACCTCGACGTCGCCGGCGTCACGAAGGGCAAGGGCACCCAGGGCCCCGTCAAGCGCTGGGGCGTCCAGAAGCGGAAGGGCAAGCACGCCCGCCAGGGCTGGCGGCGCCGGATCGGCAACCTCGGCCCGTGGAACCCCTCGCGCGTGCGCTCGACCGTCCCCCAGCAGGGCCAGACGGGCTACCACCAGCGGACCGAACTGAACAAGCGCCTCATCGACATCGGTGAGGGCGACGAACCGAGCGTCGACGGCGGCTTCGTCGGCTACGGCGAGGTCGACGGACCGTACGCGCTGGTCAAGGGCTCGCTCCCGGGCCCCGACAAGCGCCTCCTGCGGTTCCGACCGGCCGTCCGACCGAAGGACCAGCCGCGCCTCGACCCCGAGGTGCGCTACGTCTCGACCGAATCGAACCAGGGCTAA